The Roseibium sp. Sym1 nucleotide sequence CGTCCGTGTCCGGCGAGAATGTCTTTGCGCGCCTGAAATTCGAATCGGGGGTGCACCGGGTGCAACGGGTGCCGGCTACCGAATCGGGCGGGCGGATCCACACCTCAGCGGCAACGGTCGCGGTGCTGCCACAGGCCGAGGATGTCGATATCGATGTTTCGGAAAGCGATCTGAGGATTGATACCTACCGCGCGTCGGGCGCGGGTGGCCAGCACGTCAACACCACGGATTCGGCGGTGCGCATCACCCACATGCCGACCGGGATCGTGGTCGCGGTGCAGGACGAGCGCTCGCAGCACAAGAACAAGGCACGGGCCATGCAATTGCTGCGCGCCCGGATTTATGACGAGGAACGTGAACGCGCCGCCAGCGAGCGCACGGAGGCGCGCCGGCTGCAGGTCGGCTCCGGAGATCGTTCGGAGCGCATCCGGACCTACAATTTCCCGCAAGGCCGGGTAACCGATCACCGGATCGGGCTGACGCTCTACAAGCTGGAGCAGATCATCGCGGGCGATGCGCTCGGCGAGGTCATCGACGCACTGATCATGGACCACCAGGCAAGCCTGCTCGCGTCCGAAGAGGCTTGAAACATGGAGATCGGCCAGCTTTACAGGTCCGTGCGGGGCCGGTTCCGCGAGGCCGGTCTGGAAACGCCTGACCTGGATGCGAGGCTGCTTGTCAGCGCGGCACTGGATCTGCCGGTGTCGGCGCTGCTCCTCCAGGAGCGGGATCCAGCCGCCCCGGAAGCGGTGGCGCAGGCCGAGCGCCATGCGCACAAGCGGCTGGCGGGCATGCCGGTCGGCCGCATTCTGGGTGAACGCGAATTCTACGGGCGCCGGTTCCTTCTGAACGAGGCGACCCTGGAACCGCGGCCTGACACGGAAACCCTGGTCGATGCCGTATTGGACCGGTGCGGTGCTCAAGAGGCCCCGGTCATCTGCGACATCGGCACCGGCTCCGGGGCGATCGCGGTGACGCTGCTCGCCGAGCGACCGTTGAGCCGCATGGTCGGGGTCGACCTGTCCGAGGAGGCGCTCAGCTGCGCGCTGCGCAATGCGGAGCTGCACGAGGTTGCCGACCGATTTGTGCCGGTATGCGCGGACTACACCTCGGCTCTGAAGCCGGCGGCGGATTGCCCACTCGGCCGGGGCTTCGACTGGGTGGTGAGCAATCCGCCCTATATCCGGACCTCCGTTCTCGCCGGGTTGTCCAGGGAAGTGATTCAGCATGACCCGATATTG carries:
- the prmC gene encoding peptide chain release factor N(5)-glutamine methyltransferase; this encodes MEIGQLYRSVRGRFREAGLETPDLDARLLVSAALDLPVSALLLQERDPAAPEAVAQAERHAHKRLAGMPVGRILGEREFYGRRFLLNEATLEPRPDTETLVDAVLDRCGAQEAPVICDIGTGSGAIAVTLLAERPLSRMVGVDLSEEALSCALRNAELHEVADRFVPVCADYTSALKPAADCPLGRGFDWVVSNPPYIRTSVLAGLSREVIQHDPILALDGGEDGLAAYARIVADAAQLLASGGRIALEIGYDQAGDLKKLLRHHDFVAIEIIRDLSGNNRVALARKR
- the prfA gene encoding peptide chain release factor 1 is translated as MLARHKLDTLLDRFAEIEHLMSANPDPAVYVKLSREYAGLEPLVAKIRALIKVEDDLRGAEALLEDPDTDAEMRELAELERDELAERVEDLSQDVQIGLLPKDEADSNDAILEVRAGTGGDEAALFAGDLFRMYQRYAELQGWKVEILSASEGEVGGFKEVIASVSGENVFARLKFESGVHRVQRVPATESGGRIHTSAATVAVLPQAEDVDIDVSESDLRIDTYRASGAGGQHVNTTDSAVRITHMPTGIVVAVQDERSQHKNKARAMQLLRARIYDEERERAASERTEARRLQVGSGDRSERIRTYNFPQGRVTDHRIGLTLYKLEQIIAGDALGEVIDALIMDHQASLLASEEA